One Streptomyces mobaraensis NBRC 13819 = DSM 40847 DNA segment encodes these proteins:
- a CDS encoding alpha/beta hydrolase, protein MAKAWGGRRGSRARRRGAVALAGTAAAVMAAAVLPAGVARAGDAAEARVPVRYAQQRLGWRPCGDGSVLECAAMTVPRDWHRPNAGHDLTVAVSRHRASGPGGRRGVLMVAAGGPGASGLDRPSGLVEDKPELAAAYDVVGFDQRGVGRSTRPVCQTEEEFREFFAHDFRDRSPAALRGVLDRSRAMARDCEARSGGLLPYLTTEQTVRDVDLFRSLLGAERISYYGPSYATMIGAYYATLFPRRVERMVLDSNVGWAGSWEAFERGQPRSFQRRFEGDFLPWLAKYDAVYHYGRTAGEVKARWEARRRALAEHPVTVGTAVIGPNQLDNGTIQAMYNAREGFPALAAALHALDRGNDAEPGERHLLEKVFGSYLSPAFLAEFFSVTCGDTAWNRDVGTWVRRGARDTAALPLAGARELAFSSVCAYWPASATPRVKVTGAGLPTTLMVNSVRDPATYYEAALADHRALRGSRLVTVTGGGDHGQYRDGNACVDAIVTEYLLTGRAPGRDTTCAAGPLPVPAGAGARAVS, encoded by the coding sequence ATGGCCAAGGCGTGGGGCGGGCGAAGGGGGTCGCGGGCGCGGCGGAGGGGCGCGGTCGCGCTGGCCGGAACGGCGGCGGCGGTCATGGCCGCCGCGGTGCTGCCGGCCGGCGTCGCACGGGCCGGGGACGCGGCGGAGGCGCGGGTGCCCGTACGGTACGCGCAGCAGCGGCTGGGCTGGCGGCCCTGCGGGGACGGGTCGGTGCTGGAGTGCGCGGCGATGACCGTCCCCCGCGACTGGCACCGGCCGAACGCCGGTCACGATCTGACCGTGGCGGTCTCCCGGCACCGCGCGAGCGGCCCCGGCGGCCGGCGCGGGGTGCTGATGGTGGCGGCGGGAGGGCCGGGTGCCTCGGGGCTCGACCGGCCGTCCGGCCTCGTCGAGGACAAGCCCGAACTGGCCGCCGCGTACGACGTGGTGGGCTTCGACCAGCGGGGCGTCGGCCGCAGCACGCGTCCGGTGTGCCAGACGGAGGAGGAGTTCCGGGAGTTCTTCGCCCACGACTTCCGGGACCGCTCCCCCGCCGCCCTCCGGGGCGTGCTGGATCGATCGCGCGCGATGGCGCGCGACTGCGAGGCACGCAGCGGCGGGCTGCTGCCGTATCTGACCACCGAGCAGACGGTCCGGGACGTGGACCTGTTCCGTTCCCTGCTCGGCGCGGAGCGGATCTCGTACTACGGCCCCTCCTACGCCACCATGATCGGCGCCTACTACGCGACGCTGTTCCCCCGGCGCGTGGAACGGATGGTGCTGGACAGCAACGTCGGCTGGGCGGGTTCGTGGGAGGCGTTCGAGCGGGGGCAGCCCAGGAGCTTCCAGCGCCGGTTCGAAGGGGACTTCCTGCCGTGGCTGGCGAAGTACGACGCCGTGTACCACTACGGGCGGACGGCCGGGGAGGTCAAGGCCCGGTGGGAGGCGCGACGACGGGCACTGGCCGAGCACCCGGTGACCGTCGGCACGGCCGTCATCGGCCCGAACCAACTGGACAACGGCACGATCCAGGCCATGTACAACGCGCGGGAGGGCTTCCCCGCGCTGGCGGCGGCGCTCCACGCGCTGGACCGCGGCAACGACGCGGAGCCCGGCGAACGGCACCTGCTGGAGAAGGTCTTCGGCTCCTACCTCAGCCCGGCCTTCCTCGCCGAGTTCTTCTCCGTGACCTGCGGCGACACCGCCTGGAACCGTGACGTCGGCACCTGGGTCCGGCGCGGCGCGCGGGACACCGCGGCGCTGCCGCTCGCCGGGGCCCGCGAACTGGCCTTCTCCTCGGTGTGCGCGTACTGGCCGGCGTCTGCCACGCCGAGGGTCAAGGTCACGGGCGCCGGCCTGCCGACGACGCTGATGGTCAACTCCGTGCGCGACCCCGCCACGTACTACGAGGCCGCGCTCGCGGACCACCGGGCCCTGCGCGGCTCCCGCCTGGTCACCGTCACGGGCGGCGGCGACCACGGCCAGTACCGCGACGGCAACGCGTGCGTCGACGCCATCGTCACCGAGTACCTGCTGACGGGCCGGGCGCCGGGACGCGACACGACGTGCGCGGCCGGCCCGCTCCCCGTCCCCGCCGGGGCGGGCGCGCGGGCTGTCTCCTAG
- a CDS encoding DUF488 domain-containing protein, giving the protein MNPKPAPHINVRRVYDPPQPADGTRVLVDRLWPRGLAKEDAHVDEWPKELTPSTELRRWYHGPDGTFDEFRRRYEAELAAPEAAGALDRLRGLAAEGPVTLLTAAKDPAHSHTEVLRGHLGG; this is encoded by the coding sequence ATGAATCCGAAACCCGCACCCCACATCAACGTACGACGCGTCTACGACCCGCCCCAGCCCGCCGACGGCACCCGGGTCCTGGTCGACCGCCTGTGGCCGCGTGGCCTCGCCAAGGAGGACGCGCACGTCGACGAGTGGCCCAAGGAGCTCACGCCCTCCACCGAACTGCGCCGGTGGTACCACGGCCCCGACGGCACGTTCGACGAGTTCCGCCGCCGCTACGAGGCCGAACTCGCCGCGCCCGAGGCGGCCGGGGCCCTCGACCGCCTGCGCGGCCTCGCGGCCGAAGGCCCCGTCACCCTCCTGACCGCGGCCAAGGACCCCGCCCACAGCCATACGGAGGTGCTGCGCGGGCACCTCGGCGGATGA
- a CDS encoding pirin family protein has translation MSNLDLHPAPTPCGGREDVTARPVHELLRAKSVPLGESTMVRRLLPSMGRRMIGAWCFVDHYGPDDIADRPGMQVAPHPHMGLQTVSWLHEGEVLHRDSLGSLQTVRPRELGLMTSGRAIAHSEESPREHARLLHGAQLWVALPDADRHRAPMWEHHADLPRVHGGGLDATVILGELDGARSPGTTFTPIVGADVSLPAGASARLPVEPDFEYAALTMSGEAEVDGVRLAPGSLLYLGCGRRELPLRADTDSAFMLLGGEPFEEHLVMWWNFVGRSHEEIAQARSDWTAGSRFGTVHGYAGTRLPAPELPPVPLKPRGRAR, from the coding sequence ATGAGCAACCTCGATCTTCATCCGGCCCCCACTCCGTGCGGCGGCCGGGAGGACGTCACCGCGCGTCCCGTGCACGAGCTGCTGCGGGCGAAGAGCGTCCCGCTGGGCGAGAGCACCATGGTCCGGCGGCTGCTGCCCAGCATGGGACGGCGCATGATCGGCGCCTGGTGCTTCGTCGACCACTACGGGCCCGACGACATCGCCGACCGGCCGGGGATGCAGGTGGCGCCGCATCCGCACATGGGCCTGCAGACCGTCAGCTGGCTGCACGAGGGCGAGGTCCTGCACCGTGACAGCCTCGGCAGCCTCCAGACGGTACGGCCGCGGGAGCTAGGGCTGATGACGTCCGGGCGGGCCATCGCCCACTCCGAGGAGTCGCCGCGCGAGCACGCCCGGCTTTTGCACGGCGCGCAGTTGTGGGTGGCCCTGCCCGACGCCGACCGGCACCGGGCACCCATGTGGGAGCACCACGCGGACCTGCCGCGGGTCCACGGCGGCGGCCTCGACGCCACCGTCATCCTCGGCGAACTCGACGGCGCCCGCTCCCCCGGCACCACCTTCACCCCGATCGTCGGCGCCGACGTCTCCCTCCCCGCGGGCGCCTCGGCACGCCTCCCCGTCGAGCCCGACTTCGAGTACGCGGCGCTGACCATGTCGGGCGAGGCCGAGGTGGACGGCGTCCGGCTCGCCCCCGGTTCCCTGCTCTACCTGGGCTGCGGACGCCGCGAACTGCCGCTGCGCGCGGACACGGACAGCGCGTTCATGCTGCTGGGCGGCGAGCCGTTCGAGGAGCACCTGGTCATGTGGTGGAACTTCGTGGGCCGTTCCCACGAAGAGATCGCCCAGGCCCGATCGGACTGGACGGCCGGCTCCCGCTTCGGCACGGTACATGGCTACGCGGGCACCCGACTGCCGGCTCCCGAACTGCCGCCGGTGCCGCTCAAACCGCGGGGAAGGGCGCGCTGA
- a CDS encoding universal stress protein, with protein MDPQPCGTGGPSAPSCRESTAGGTRNRASARDRRPPVPPASGAARRGAALRVLHAWRYSAVPGPLPPAEWYRDGAVRRERCEAAVPVFAAAALREEYPDVEVRTESVSGSPGRALVEASEDADVVVLCVRRARHAAGFRFGPVTRSVLRGAHCPVVLVPVP; from the coding sequence ATGGACCCTCAGCCGTGCGGCACGGGAGGGCCTTCGGCCCCCTCATGCCGGGAGTCGACTGCGGGCGGAACACGGAATCGCGCGTCGGCGAGGGACCGTCGGCCCCCTGTTCCTCCCGCGTCCGGGGCCGCCCGGCGCGGCGCCGCTCTCCGGGTGCTGCACGCCTGGCGGTACTCGGCGGTGCCCGGCCCGCTGCCCCCGGCGGAGTGGTACCGGGACGGCGCGGTCCGGCGGGAGCGGTGCGAGGCCGCCGTGCCGGTGTTCGCGGCGGCGGCGCTGCGCGAGGAGTACCCGGACGTCGAGGTCCGCACGGAATCCGTATCCGGATCGCCCGGGAGGGCGCTGGTCGAGGCGAGCGAGGACGCGGACGTCGTCGTCCTCTGCGTGCGCCGCGCCCGGCACGCCGCCGGGTTCCGGTTCGGTCCGGTCACCCGTTCCGTGCTGCGCGGCGCCCACTGTCCCGTGGTCCTGGTGCCCGTGCCCTGA
- a CDS encoding CBS domain-containing protein, translated as MVDHRTVGDLMTHHVVRVRPDTPYKAIVRKLTEYEITAVPVVDGGGRVVGMVSQADLMPKAAGLSAASARPRPGPPGGRPVPETGAKAEGVRAADLMTSRPVCARPDWTVAEAALVMTERNLGRLPVVDEAEVLVGIVSRGDILRVYLRDDAAIRSEIELDVLWRCLGLSPSAVRVRVSQGQVTLTGTVEADDAGVLPVIGRLCRSVDGVVSVQRRVSCLRTGTESTAASGTR; from the coding sequence ATGGTGGACCACCGCACGGTCGGCGACCTTATGACGCACCATGTGGTCCGGGTTCGCCCGGACACGCCGTACAAGGCGATCGTCCGGAAGCTGACGGAGTACGAGATCACGGCCGTGCCGGTCGTGGACGGCGGCGGCCGGGTGGTCGGGATGGTCTCGCAGGCCGACCTGATGCCCAAGGCGGCCGGCCTGTCGGCCGCTTCGGCCCGGCCGCGTCCCGGGCCGCCCGGTGGCCGGCCCGTTCCGGAGACCGGGGCGAAGGCCGAGGGGGTGCGGGCCGCGGACCTCATGACCTCTCGTCCGGTCTGCGCCCGGCCGGACTGGACGGTGGCGGAGGCCGCCCTGGTGATGACGGAGCGGAACCTCGGCCGCCTGCCCGTCGTCGACGAGGCGGAGGTGCTCGTCGGGATCGTCAGCCGCGGCGACATCCTGCGGGTCTACCTGCGCGACGACGCCGCCATCCGCTCCGAGATCGAGCTCGACGTGTTGTGGCGGTGCCTGGGCCTGTCGCCCTCGGCGGTGCGGGTCCGGGTGTCCCAGGGCCAGGTCACGCTGACCGGGACGGTGGAGGCGGACGACGCGGGCGTCCTGCCCGTGATCGGCCGTCTCTGCCGCTCGGTGGACGGGGTGGTCTCCGTTCAGCGGCGCGTCTCGTGCCTGCGGACCGGCACGGAGTCCACCGCCGCGTCAGGGACGAGGTGA
- a CDS encoding CBS domain-containing protein, translated as MTYESHGPRTVGDVMTRTVVAVGRRAVYKEIVKTLAEWRVGTVPVLAGEGRVVGVVSRADLLSREEFRDEPGREVEGVGAAVALGRHGADGLAKAAARTAEDLMSAPAVTVRGDATVAEAARIMARARVKTLPVVDAEGRLAGIVSRGDLLTVYLREDEDIAAEIRTDVVAPLFPHRRPTVDVRVDEGVVTLSGAVPDSVPVPLVIRLVRAVGGVVDVGVRPAPSVAR; from the coding sequence ATGACGTACGAGTCGCACGGGCCGCGCACCGTCGGCGACGTGATGACGCGGACGGTGGTCGCCGTCGGCCGCCGGGCGGTCTACAAGGAGATCGTCAAGACGCTCGCGGAGTGGCGGGTCGGGACCGTGCCGGTGCTGGCGGGCGAGGGACGGGTGGTCGGGGTCGTCTCCCGGGCTGATCTGCTGTCGAGGGAGGAGTTCCGGGACGAACCCGGGCGGGAGGTCGAGGGCGTCGGAGCGGCCGTCGCCCTGGGCCGCCACGGCGCGGACGGCCTGGCGAAGGCGGCCGCGCGGACCGCGGAGGATCTCATGAGCGCTCCCGCCGTCACCGTGCGCGGTGACGCGACCGTCGCCGAGGCCGCGCGGATCATGGCCCGCGCGCGCGTCAAGACGCTCCCCGTGGTCGACGCGGAGGGCCGGCTCGCCGGCATCGTCAGCCGAGGCGACCTGCTCACCGTCTACCTGCGCGAGGACGAGGACATCGCCGCGGAGATCCGTACGGACGTCGTCGCCCCGCTGTTCCCCCACCGTCGGCCCACGGTGGACGTCCGGGTGGACGAAGGCGTCGTCACCCTCTCGGGCGCGGTGCCGGACTCGGTGCCGGTCCCGCTCGTCATCCGGCTGGTGCGGGCGGTCGGCGGCGTCGTCGACGTCGGCGTGCGGCCGGCACCGTCCGTCGCCCGGTGA
- the pflB gene encoding formate C-acetyltransferase produces the protein MTTVTEPAAGTPAGAWHGFAGQGWRERIDVRDFILANVTPYEGDAAFLTGPTGRTRAVWGAVTALFPEERRKGVLDVDTATPAGITAHRPGYIDRDRELIVGLQTDAPLKRAIMPNGGLRMVENGLRAYGYEPDPFVTKVFGTYRKTHNDGVFDAYTPEMRRARKAGVITGLPDAYGRGRIIGDYRRVALYGVDRLIEAKRAERARLDDVPSGEAVIRDREELAEQLRALDELKRMAAGYGCDVSRPAATAHEAVQWLYLGYLAAVKEQNGAAMSLGRTSTFLDVYLERDLAEGRIDETRAQELIDDFVIKLRIVRFLRTPEYDELFSGDPTWVTESIGGIAEDGRPLVTRTSFRFLRTLYNLGPAPEPNLTVLWSPALPEGFKRYCARVSIDTSSIQYESDDLMRPRTGDDTAIACCVSAMAVGRQMQFFGARVNLAKALLYAVNGGRDELTGEQVAPAAPPLTGEYLDYDELCAAYDRMLDWLAGTYVDALNVIHYMHDKYAYERLEMALHDHPVRRTMACGVAGLSVAADSLSAVRYARVRVVRDATGLAVDYEVEGDYPAYGNNDDRADSLASGLVTAFMAKIRRHPTYRGAEHTQSVLTITSNVVYGKHTGNTPDGRRAGAPFAPGANPMNGRDRHGMAASALSVAKLPYDQALDGISLTSTITPDGLGRTPEDRVTNLVGLLDGYMAAGGFHMNVNVLDRAVLEDAMEHPEKYPDLTIRVSGYAVHFVRLTEEQQRDVIGRTFHGTA, from the coding sequence ATGACCACGGTGACCGAGCCCGCGGCCGGCACTCCGGCGGGCGCCTGGCACGGCTTCGCCGGCCAGGGCTGGCGGGAGCGGATCGACGTACGGGACTTCATCCTGGCGAACGTCACCCCGTATGAGGGGGACGCCGCCTTCCTGACCGGTCCCACCGGGCGGACCCGCGCCGTGTGGGGCGCCGTGACGGCGCTGTTCCCGGAGGAGCGGCGCAAGGGCGTCCTCGACGTCGACACCGCGACCCCGGCCGGCATCACCGCGCACCGCCCGGGCTACATCGACCGGGACCGCGAACTGATCGTCGGTCTGCAGACCGACGCCCCGCTCAAGCGCGCGATCATGCCGAACGGCGGGCTGCGGATGGTCGAGAACGGCCTGCGCGCCTACGGGTACGAGCCCGACCCGTTCGTCACCAAGGTCTTCGGCACCTACCGCAAGACCCACAACGACGGGGTCTTCGACGCCTACACCCCAGAGATGCGCCGGGCCCGCAAGGCGGGCGTCATCACCGGTCTCCCGGACGCCTACGGGCGCGGGCGGATCATCGGCGACTACCGCCGGGTGGCGCTGTACGGGGTGGACCGGCTGATCGAGGCCAAGCGCGCCGAGCGGGCCCGGCTGGACGATGTGCCGTCCGGCGAGGCGGTGATCCGCGACCGCGAGGAGCTCGCCGAGCAGCTGCGGGCGCTGGACGAGCTCAAGCGTATGGCCGCCGGCTACGGCTGCGACGTCTCCCGCCCGGCCGCCACCGCGCACGAGGCCGTCCAGTGGCTGTACCTGGGCTATCTGGCGGCGGTCAAGGAGCAGAACGGGGCGGCCATGTCCCTGGGCCGCACCTCGACGTTCCTCGACGTCTATTTGGAGCGGGACCTGGCCGAGGGGCGCATCGACGAGACGCGCGCCCAGGAGCTGATCGACGACTTCGTCATCAAGCTCCGCATCGTGCGCTTCCTGCGCACGCCGGAGTACGACGAGCTGTTCTCGGGCGACCCGACCTGGGTGACGGAGTCCATCGGCGGCATCGCCGAGGACGGCCGCCCGCTGGTCACCCGCACCTCCTTCCGCTTCCTGCGCACCCTCTACAACCTCGGGCCGGCCCCCGAGCCGAACCTCACCGTGCTGTGGTCGCCGGCGCTGCCCGAGGGCTTCAAGCGCTACTGCGCCCGGGTATCCATCGACACCAGCTCCATCCAGTACGAGTCGGACGACCTGATGCGGCCGCGCACCGGCGACGACACCGCCATCGCCTGCTGCGTGTCGGCCATGGCGGTGGGCCGGCAGATGCAGTTCTTCGGCGCGCGGGTCAACCTCGCCAAGGCGCTGCTGTACGCGGTCAACGGCGGCCGGGACGAGCTGACCGGGGAGCAGGTCGCCCCGGCCGCGCCCCCGCTGACGGGCGAATACCTCGACTACGACGAGCTGTGCGCGGCCTACGACCGGATGCTGGACTGGCTGGCGGGGACATACGTCGACGCGCTGAACGTCATCCACTACATGCACGACAAGTACGCCTACGAGCGGCTGGAGATGGCCCTCCACGACCATCCCGTGCGGCGCACCATGGCGTGCGGCGTCGCCGGCCTGTCCGTGGCGGCCGACAGCCTCTCGGCGGTCCGGTACGCGCGGGTGAGGGTGGTCCGCGACGCCACCGGCCTGGCGGTCGACTACGAGGTGGAGGGCGACTACCCGGCCTACGGCAACAACGACGACCGCGCGGACTCCCTCGCGTCCGGCCTCGTCACCGCGTTCATGGCCAAAATCCGCCGGCACCCCACCTACCGGGGGGCCGAGCACACCCAGTCGGTGCTCACCATCACCTCCAACGTGGTGTACGGCAAGCACACCGGCAACACCCCCGACGGGCGGCGGGCGGGCGCCCCCTTCGCGCCCGGCGCCAACCCGATGAACGGCCGCGACCGGCACGGCATGGCGGCCTCCGCCCTCTCGGTCGCCAAACTCCCCTACGACCAGGCCCTCGACGGCATCTCCCTGACCTCCACCATCACCCCGGACGGGCTCGGCCGTACCCCCGAGGACCGGGTGACGAACCTGGTCGGCCTGCTGGACGGCTACATGGCCGCGGGCGGCTTCCACATGAACGTCAACGTCCTGGACCGGGCCGTGCTGGAGGACGCCATGGAGCATCCGGAGAAGTACCCCGACCTGACCATCCGGGTCTCCGGGTACGCGGTGCACTTCGTCCGGCTCACCGAGGAGCAGCAGCGCGACGTCATCGGCCGCACCTTCCACGGGACGGCGTGA
- the pflA gene encoding pyruvate formate-lyase-activating protein, which produces MSTAGPATGRVHSWDLSTGVDGPGTRFVLFTSGCPLRCRYCQNPDTWHLRDGKAVGVDEVLARIETFRVFLAASGGGVTISGGEPLLQPAFTGEVLRRCKALGLHTALDTSGHLGARADDALLAATDLVLLDIKSFDARTYRALTGGALAPTLRFARRLDALGTRVWVRYVLVPGWTDAEADVEGLAAFAAGLGCVERVDVLPFHKLGAGKYEALGIPFPLRDTPVPDAALVRRVRERFRAHGLRAD; this is translated from the coding sequence GTGAGCACCGCCGGGCCGGCCACCGGCCGCGTCCACTCCTGGGACCTGTCGACGGGGGTGGACGGGCCGGGGACCCGGTTCGTGCTGTTCACCAGCGGCTGCCCGCTGCGCTGCCGGTACTGCCAGAACCCGGACACCTGGCACCTGCGGGACGGGAAGGCCGTCGGCGTGGACGAGGTGCTGGCCCGGATCGAGACGTTCCGGGTGTTCCTGGCCGCCTCCGGCGGCGGGGTCACGATCAGCGGCGGGGAGCCGCTGCTCCAGCCGGCGTTCACCGGCGAGGTGCTGCGCCGGTGCAAGGCGCTCGGTCTGCACACGGCCCTGGACACCTCGGGTCACCTCGGCGCCCGCGCCGACGACGCGCTGCTCGCCGCCACCGACCTCGTCCTGCTCGACATCAAGTCCTTCGACGCCCGCACTTACCGCGCACTCACCGGCGGCGCCCTGGCACCCACGCTCCGCTTCGCCCGCCGCCTCGACGCGCTCGGCACGCGGGTGTGGGTGCGTTACGTGCTGGTGCCGGGCTGGACGGACGCGGAGGCGGACGTCGAGGGGCTGGCGGCGTTCGCCGCCGGCCTCGGGTGCGTGGAGCGCGTGGACGTGCTGCCGTTCCACAAGCTCGGCGCGGGCAAGTACGAGGCGCTGGGCATCCCCTTCCCCCTGCGGGACACCCCTGTGCCGGACGCGGCGCTGGTGCGCCGGGTGCGGGAGCGGTTCCGGGCCCACGGGCTGCGCGCGGACTGA
- a CDS encoding PP2C family protein-serine/threonine phosphatase, translated as MCRLDRAQERMRALLDAVLAVSRELDLPVVLRRIVSAAMELVDARYGALGVLNDDHTGLDEFLPLGLEDRERRALAGVDLPHGQGLLGHLIEHPVPLRVDGLLHHPGSTGFPAGHPPMQTLLGVAISVRGRVYGNLYLCDRRDGKPFDDEDEAVVLALAGAAGVAIENARLYDQVRSGAEQFQRMLLPRLPDLGPFSAAAVYRPATAPGHHLGGDWYDTLLLPDGACAAVIGDVVGHDLKAAAAMAQTRNMLRALLYDRGSPPSSILTQLDRTLHAVAESPVTTACLARLEPTADGWTLRWSAAGHLPPLVLDPDGRTRFLHAEPGLPLGVDTRLPRPDHVHPLRPGSTVIFYTDGLVEHPRHPIDAGLDALAALVAAHARLPVEHLCRVLADERPGDGHDDLAILAVRTPDRPGREG; from the coding sequence ATGTGCCGGCTCGACCGCGCGCAGGAGCGGATGCGGGCACTGCTGGACGCGGTGTTGGCCGTCAGCCGCGAACTGGACCTGCCGGTCGTGCTCCGCCGCATCGTCTCGGCCGCGATGGAGCTGGTGGACGCCCGCTACGGCGCCTTGGGCGTGCTGAACGACGACCACACAGGACTGGACGAGTTCCTCCCCCTGGGGCTCGAAGACCGGGAACGCCGGGCCCTGGCGGGGGTGGACCTGCCGCACGGCCAGGGCCTCCTCGGCCACCTCATCGAACACCCCGTGCCCCTGCGGGTCGACGGCCTCCTCCACCACCCGGGCTCCACGGGCTTCCCCGCGGGCCATCCGCCGATGCAGACGCTCCTCGGCGTCGCCATCAGCGTCCGCGGGCGCGTCTACGGCAACCTCTACCTGTGCGACCGCCGCGACGGCAAACCGTTCGACGACGAGGACGAGGCCGTGGTCCTCGCCCTGGCCGGCGCGGCCGGCGTCGCCATCGAGAACGCCCGCCTGTACGACCAGGTCCGTTCCGGCGCCGAGCAGTTCCAGCGGATGCTCCTGCCTCGGCTCCCCGACCTCGGTCCCTTCAGCGCGGCCGCCGTGTACCGGCCCGCCACCGCGCCCGGACACCATCTGGGCGGCGACTGGTACGACACGCTGCTGCTGCCCGACGGCGCCTGCGCGGCCGTCATCGGTGACGTGGTGGGGCACGACCTCAAGGCCGCGGCCGCCATGGCGCAGACCCGGAACATGCTCCGGGCCCTGCTCTACGACCGCGGGTCCCCGCCGAGTTCGATCCTCACGCAGCTCGACCGCACCCTCCACGCGGTCGCCGAGTCGCCGGTGACGACCGCGTGCCTGGCCCGGCTGGAACCCACGGCCGACGGCTGGACCCTGCGCTGGTCGGCCGCCGGCCATCTGCCGCCCCTCGTCCTGGATCCCGACGGACGGACGCGGTTCCTGCACGCCGAGCCGGGGCTGCCGCTCGGCGTGGACACCCGCCTGCCGCGCCCCGACCACGTCCACCCGCTGCGGCCGGGCAGCACGGTGATCTTCTACACGGACGGGCTGGTCGAGCATCCCCGGCATCCGATCGATGCCGGCCTGGACGCCCTGGCGGCCCTCGTCGCGGCCCACGCCCGGCTGCCGGTCGAGCACCTGTGCCGCGTCCTGGCCGACGAACGCCCCGGCGACGGCCACGACGACCTGGCGATTCTCGCCGTGCGGACCCCGGACCGCCCCGGGCGGGAGGGCTGA